The window ACGGTCGAAGGCGGTGCTGGATGGGGAGAAGGCATCGGAAGTTGTTGAAAAGCCAGTGAAATCAGGACGGAATTCCGAAAAGGGAAGGGGTGGGCGATGATGGGCTGGATCGTGGCTATTCTTGTTGCGGCGCTGACTGTCTCGGGAGCGGCGTTCTCGCTGATCGCGGCGATAGGGATCAATCGTCTGCCGGATGTTTATACCCGTATGCATGCGGCTTCAAAGGCGGGCACGGTCGGGTCGGGCCTGCTTCTTCTCGCTGTCGGCATTCA is drawn from Agrobacterium tumefaciens and contains these coding sequences:
- a CDS encoding Na+/H+ antiporter subunit G, producing MMGWIVAILVAALTVSGAAFSLIAAIGINRLPDVYTRMHAASKAGTVGSGLLLLAVGIHSMEISTLARALAGFFFFVLTAPVSAHLLAMAAHKAGYLLDVKSVVDDLKKI